A stretch of the Elephas maximus indicus isolate mEleMax1 chromosome 3, mEleMax1 primary haplotype, whole genome shotgun sequence genome encodes the following:
- the LOC126070916 gene encoding olfactory receptor 7G2-like yields the protein MEPRNRTSVSEFSLLALTEDPELQPLLFSLFLSIYLFTVLGNLLIILAVSSDAHLHTPMYFFLANLSFTDICFSTTTIPNMLVNLQTQNQSITYAGCLTQVFFVLFFSSLESFLLGVMAYDRYAAICHPLTYTAIMNPRLCGLLILLSLSITTVDALIHSLIVLNLSFCTDWAIPYFFCEVVQIIKIACSDTLLNSIFLYLAATILGGVPLSGIIFSYTQIVSSILRMSSVGGKYKAFSTCGSHLSVVSLFYGTGLGTYISAAFTHSSRKTAVASMMYTMVTPMMNPFIYSLRNRDMKRALRNIIRCTPAFQ from the coding sequence ATGGAGCCTAGAAACAGAACAAGTGTTTCAGAATTCTCTCTCCTGGCACTGACAGAGGATCCGgaactgcagcccctcctctttaGCTTGTTTCtgtccatatatctgttcacTGTCCTGgggaacctgctcatcatcctggctgtcagctctgatgctcacctccacacccccatgtatttctttcttgccaatctgtccttcactgacatctgtttcagTACCACCACAATCCCAAACATGCTGGTGAATCTCCAAACACAGAATCAGAGCATCACGTATGCAGGCTGCCTCACCCAGGTCttttttgtcctgtttttttctagtttggaaagctttctcctgggagtaatggcctatgaccgctatgcgGCCATTTGTCACCCACTGACATACACAGCCATCATGAACCCCCGCCTCTGTGGTCTGCTGATTCTACTCTCCTTGTCCATTACCACTGTGGATGCCTTGATCCACAGTCTGATAGTGTTGAACCTGTCTTTCTGCACAGATTGGGCAATTCCCTACTTCTTCTGTGAAGTTGTTCAGATCATCAAGATTGCCTGTTCTGATACTCTCCTCAATAGCATCTTCTTATATTTGGCAGCTACCATACTGGGTGGTGTTCCCctctctggaatcattttctcttATACTCAAATTGTCTCCTCCATTTTGAGAATGTCTTCAGTGGGTGGAAAGTATAAAGCTTTCtccacctgtgggtctcacctctcaGTTGTTTCCTTGTTCTATGGGACAGGCTTAGGTACATATATTAGTGCTGCATTTACACACTCTTCCAGGAAGACTGCAGTGGCTTCAATGATGTACACTATGGTAACTCCCATgatgaaccccttcatctacagcctgagaaacagGGACATGAAGAGAGCCCTGAGGAACATTATCAGGTGCACACCTGCTTTTCAGTGA